The following are encoded together in the Culex pipiens pallens isolate TS chromosome 1, TS_CPP_V2, whole genome shotgun sequence genome:
- the LOC120425988 gene encoding uncharacterized protein LOC120425988 isoform X2 — protein sequence MKSEQLERAIYDVPWYKMSLANQKSMKFLLNSAQKPVSMTFIFYKLDVPTFLQMYKMIYSTFTMLLTVRDE from the exons ATGAAG AGTGAACAGCTGGAGCGTGCAATTTACGACGTTCCCTGGTACAAGATGTCACTGGCGAACCAGAAGTCTATGAAGTTCCTGCTGAACTCGGCCCAAAAGCCCGTCAGTATGACGTTCATCTTTTACAAACTGGACGTGCCCACCTTTTTGCagatgtacaaaatgatctacaGCACGTTCACCATGCTACTGACGGTGCGTGATGAGTAG
- the LOC120425988 gene encoding putative odorant receptor 83c isoform X1, producing the protein MDSIKKLYRYKFFQHTQTEPSEFYQSVVITPNKAARFTGLDVFTEGYKFSWRTFCMIVSILVYIYCCVFTAYELRCNMEKLIFCLLTSGLAPHKTVKVWTFLVFQKELYWFHQYTKDLYREECNDRTKSMLMKNVSLLSVTVKLMLVAYTCISSAMDIVPIISSAVSGEKTLPFGFYIPFLDHTSSVGFACNFIIQGALTVYVLCSGYGADCIYLIAMASSFTQIDVLMSALKELTTEIEAKKQDVGECLNQIIVRHQEHLKYLGTLESVFRFYFLVNFVSLALTLILSWYAAIILSWYQGYGFILFISYGLFFGCFLGTLLAMKSEQLERAIYDVPWYKMSLANQKSMKFLLNSAQKPVSMTFIFYKLDVPTFLQMYKMIYSTFTMLLTVRDE; encoded by the exons ATGGACTCCATCAAGAAGCTTTATCgttacaagttttttcaacataCCCAAACGGAACCATCCGAATTTTACCAAAGCGTAGTGATAACACCAAACAAAGCCGCTCGATTCACCGGCCTCGATGTGTTCACCGAAGGTTACAAGTTCTCCTGGAGGACTTTTTGTATGATCGTTTCAATTTTGGTCTACATTTACTGTTGTGTTTTCACGGCTTACGAGCTTCGCTGTAATATGGAGAAATTGATTTTCTGCCTTCTCACGAGTGGATTGGCTCCACACAAAACTGTAAAAGTTTGGACTTTTTTGGTGTTTCAAAAGGAGCTTTACTGGTTTCATCAATACACCAAGGATTTGTACCGCGAGGAGTGTAATGATCGTACCAAGTCCATGTTGATGAAAAATGTTTCCTTGCTAAGTGTGACTGTTAAGTTGATGTTGGTGGCTTATACGTGCATTTCTTCTGCCATGGATATTGTTCCGATCATTTCTTCAGCTGTTTCTGGGGAGAAGACTCTCCCCTTTGGATTTTACATTCCGTTTTTGGATCATACATCGTCGGTCGGATTTGCATGTAACTTTATTATACAAGGAGCTCTTACAGTGTATGTGCTTTGCTCGGGATATGGAGCAGATTGTATCTATTTGATTGCCATGGCTAGCTCATTCACTCAGATTGATGTACTCATGTCGGCTTTGAAAGAATTGACCACGGAAATCGAAGCAAAGAAGCAAGATGTTGGCGAATGTTTGAATCAAATAATTGTTCGCCATCAGGAACATTTGAA GTACTTGGGAACACTCGAATCTGTGTTTCGATTCTATTTCCTGGTGAACTTTGTAAGTTTGGCACTGACTCTCATTCTGTCATGGTATGCAGCAATTATC cTCTCCTGGTACCAAGGGTATGGCTTCATTCTGTTTATCAGCTATGGACTGTTTTTCGGATGTTTTTTGGGAACACTGCTGGCAATGAAG AGTGAACAGCTGGAGCGTGCAATTTACGACGTTCCCTGGTACAAGATGTCACTGGCGAACCAGAAGTCTATGAAGTTCCTGCTGAACTCGGCCCAAAAGCCCGTCAGTATGACGTTCATCTTTTACAAACTGGACGTGCCCACCTTTTTGCagatgtacaaaatgatctacaGCACGTTCACCATGCTACTGACGGTGCGTGATGAGTAG